The Nocardioides humi genome includes a region encoding these proteins:
- a CDS encoding CaiB/BaiF CoA transferase family protein, giving the protein MRPLEGVRVVELAHVAAGPFAGMLLADLGADVVKVEPPTGDQMRAWPPFATEDDGRGGEDRFSHNFASVNRNKRSVVADLKDPDDLARVRGLVAAADVVVENYRPGVLDRLGLGYATVREGHRGLVYCSISGYGLQSPYVDRGAYDVVIQGMSGLMSVTGEPDGGPVKAGVPVGDFTAGLYAAYTIAALLPRVRDTGGSVRVDCPMLDCLLGVSALQTSEYWGSGVEPRRLGTAHPRNAPYQGFSAADGDFTVAAGNDRLWAAVASVVGLPELVDDPRFRTQLDRVRNQHELEALLQARFAEEKREHWLTALAARGVPCGPVNTFGEILADPHVEATGLVAAVDVPVAGPTPTVVFPVRVEGLSPRLDRGAPRLGADTEVYDEWAAR; this is encoded by the coding sequence ATGAGGCCGTTGGAAGGAGTGCGGGTCGTCGAGCTGGCGCACGTCGCCGCCGGGCCGTTCGCGGGCATGCTGCTCGCGGACCTCGGCGCGGACGTGGTCAAGGTCGAGCCGCCGACCGGTGACCAGATGCGGGCCTGGCCGCCCTTCGCCACGGAAGATGACGGGAGGGGCGGCGAGGACCGGTTCAGCCACAACTTCGCGTCGGTCAACCGCAACAAGCGCTCGGTCGTCGCCGACCTCAAGGATCCCGACGACCTGGCGCGGGTGCGGGGCCTGGTGGCGGCGGCCGACGTGGTCGTCGAGAACTACCGGCCCGGCGTGCTCGACCGGCTCGGCCTCGGCTACGCAACTGTGCGTGAGGGGCACCGGGGGTTGGTCTACTGCTCGATCTCCGGCTACGGGCTGCAGAGCCCGTATGTCGACCGCGGCGCCTACGACGTCGTCATCCAGGGCATGTCCGGGCTGATGAGCGTGACCGGCGAGCCCGACGGCGGACCGGTCAAGGCCGGCGTGCCGGTGGGCGACTTCACCGCCGGGCTCTACGCGGCGTACACGATCGCGGCGCTGCTGCCGCGGGTGCGCGACACGGGCGGGTCGGTGCGGGTGGACTGCCCGATGCTCGACTGCCTGCTCGGGGTCTCGGCGCTGCAGACCAGCGAGTACTGGGGATCCGGCGTCGAGCCGCGCCGGCTGGGCACGGCCCACCCGCGCAACGCCCCCTACCAGGGTTTCAGTGCCGCCGACGGCGACTTCACCGTGGCGGCCGGCAACGACCGGCTCTGGGCCGCGGTCGCGTCGGTGGTCGGGCTGCCCGAGCTCGTCGACGACCCGCGCTTCCGCACCCAGCTGGACCGGGTGCGGAACCAGCACGAGCTCGAGGCCCTGCTGCAGGCGCGCTTCGCCGAGGAGAAGCGCGAGCACTGGCTGACCGCCCTCGCCGCCCGCGGCGTGCCGTGCGGCCCGGTGAACACCTTCGGCGAGATCCTCGCCGACCCGCACGTGGAGGCGACCGGGCTGGTGGCCGCCGTCGACGTACCGGTGGCCGGGCCGACGCCGACCGTGGTCTTCCCGGTGCGGGTCGAGGGCCTCTCGCCGCGACTCGACCGCGGAGCCCCGCGGCTCGGCGCCGACACCGAGGTGTACGACGAGTGGGCGGCGCGATGA
- a CDS encoding enoyl-CoA hydratase-related protein yields MSLGIVRGDVWTVTLDRPERANALSAELVEALHGVLDEAASARPEALVLRGNDRHFAAGFDLGGSPRRPMPRWRCASCGSGCCSSG; encoded by the coding sequence ATGAGCCTCGGCATCGTGCGCGGTGACGTCTGGACGGTCACCCTGGACCGCCCGGAGCGGGCCAACGCGCTCTCCGCTGAGCTGGTGGAGGCGCTGCACGGCGTGCTCGACGAGGCCGCCTCTGCACGGCCCGAGGCGCTGGTGCTGCGCGGCAACGACCGGCACTTCGCGGCCGGCTTCGACCTCGGGGGCTCTCCACGGAGACCGATGCCTCGCTGGCGCTGCGCTTCCTGCGGATCGGGCTGCTGCTCGAGCGGCTGA
- a CDS encoding cysteine dioxygenase family protein, giving the protein MTQQQIVPVASEVPEIAAFADRVADLVARGLDERALTAAIRDDLEATLAAGFDLPAETTRPDPERYVMYPLHVAADGSFSIASAVWNVGQGTPVHGHETWGVVGIYRGVEVETRFEKPSAPDVPLVAEGTDEWTAGQVTVCCTTDDDVHQVRCGGDEPVVGIHVYGADIGTLPRRSYDPETGAVHWFTSTWALTEGEDR; this is encoded by the coding sequence ATGACCCAGCAGCAGATCGTCCCCGTGGCGAGCGAGGTCCCGGAGATCGCCGCCTTCGCCGACCGGGTGGCCGACCTGGTCGCGCGCGGGCTCGACGAGCGTGCCCTCACCGCCGCGATCCGCGACGACCTCGAGGCGACCCTCGCCGCCGGCTTCGACCTGCCCGCCGAGACGACCCGGCCGGACCCGGAGCGCTACGTCATGTACCCGCTGCACGTCGCCGCCGACGGCTCCTTCTCGATCGCCAGCGCGGTGTGGAACGTCGGCCAGGGCACGCCCGTCCACGGCCACGAGACGTGGGGCGTGGTGGGGATCTACCGCGGCGTCGAGGTCGAGACGCGCTTCGAGAAGCCGTCCGCGCCCGACGTACCGCTGGTCGCCGAGGGCACCGACGAGTGGACCGCCGGCCAGGTCACGGTGTGCTGCACCACCGACGACGACGTGCACCAGGTCCGCTGCGGTGGCGACGAGCCGGTCGTCGGCATCCACGTCTACGGCGCCGACATCGGCACCCTGCCGCGCCGTTCGTACGATCCCGAGACCGGGGCCGTGCACTGGTTCACGTCCACGTGGGCCCTGACAGAAGGAGAGGACCGATGA
- a CDS encoding alpha/beta hydrolase, whose translation MTVTSWDEPVGGTPRGTLVVLPGRGETAASYDRFGRRLSADAWRVRLVPVDLGDPDGPDAVREQVEKLLVDESLPAPKVLVGSDSGATLAALLAPALPVDGVVLAGIALPGSAGGSWDSWEDEVDARTACPVHRRVISEDSGFGRGGLDQPLPWSSVELTSPGRPVLVLHGSADPVTPVADALAAYDALREARVRVVDGGRHDVLNDASHRSVAATVVLFLESLRLGTDLPDVVREPEGSVTR comes from the coding sequence ATGACCGTGACTTCCTGGGACGAGCCCGTCGGGGGTACGCCGCGCGGCACCCTGGTCGTGCTGCCCGGACGCGGCGAGACCGCCGCCTCGTACGATCGGTTCGGCCGGCGGCTGTCCGCCGACGCCTGGCGGGTGCGGCTGGTGCCGGTCGACCTCGGCGACCCGGACGGCCCCGACGCCGTCCGCGAGCAGGTGGAGAAGCTGCTCGTCGACGAGTCGCTCCCGGCCCCGAAGGTGCTGGTCGGCAGCGACTCCGGCGCGACCCTGGCCGCGCTGCTCGCGCCGGCACTTCCGGTGGACGGCGTTGTGCTCGCGGGCATCGCCCTGCCCGGCTCGGCCGGCGGCTCGTGGGACTCGTGGGAGGACGAGGTCGACGCACGCACTGCGTGTCCCGTGCACCGGCGGGTGATCTCCGAGGACAGCGGGTTCGGCCGCGGCGGCCTCGACCAGCCGCTGCCGTGGAGCTCGGTCGAGCTGACCTCCCCCGGGCGGCCGGTCCTCGTCCTGCACGGGTCCGCCGACCCGGTGACACCGGTCGCCGACGCCCTCGCGGCGTACGACGCCCTGCGGGAGGCGCGGGTCCGGGTCGTCGACGGCGGGCGTCACGACGTACTGAACGACGCCTCGCACCGCTCGGTCGCCGCCACGGTCGTGCTCTTCCTGGAGTCGCTGCGGCTGGGGACCGACCTGCCGGACGTCGTCCGCGAGCCCGAGGGGAGCGTGACCCGATGA
- a CDS encoding NAD(P)H-dependent oxidoreductase — MTVAVVVGNPKPASRTLSSALYVARELAGEPDLVVDLATLGPALLDWSDAGVGDLVAQVGAADLVVVASPTYKSSYTGLLKLFLDRFAADTGLNGLAVPLMLGGGPAHALAPEYTLRPILAELGGTVPGRALYVLDSAHDDDASYRPWLDAVRPFVSAYLESRTA; from the coding sequence ATGACCGTCGCTGTCGTGGTGGGCAACCCCAAGCCCGCCAGCCGCACCCTCTCCTCGGCGCTGTACGTCGCCCGCGAGCTCGCCGGCGAGCCCGACCTGGTCGTCGACCTCGCCACCCTCGGGCCGGCGCTCCTCGACTGGTCGGACGCCGGCGTCGGCGACCTCGTCGCCCAGGTGGGCGCCGCGGACCTGGTCGTCGTCGCGAGCCCGACCTACAAGTCGTCGTACACGGGGCTGCTGAAGCTGTTCCTCGACCGCTTCGCCGCCGACACCGGCCTCAACGGGCTGGCGGTGCCGCTCATGCTCGGCGGCGGCCCGGCCCACGCGCTGGCGCCGGAGTACACCCTGCGCCCGATCCTCGCCGAGCTCGGCGGGACCGTCCCCGGCCGGGCGCTGTACGTCCTCGACAGCGCGCACGACGACGACGCGTCGTACCGGCCCTGGCTGGACGCGGTCCGCCCCTTCGTCAGCGCCTACCTGGAGAGCAGGACCGCATGA
- a CDS encoding flavin reductase family protein produces MTTLAGSFATNQDLDPDRLRQAFGFFPSGVVAVAAEIDGRPVGLAASSFTSVSLDPPLVSVNLAVTSKTWPDLKRAPHLGVTILADHHAPVCRQLAGPVESRFDGVAHSVTDDGALLLDDGLARFDCTVYREVEAGDHVLVLLELHAVDHVEQGAALAPLVFHRSGFSRLGRG; encoded by the coding sequence ATGACCACCCTCGCCGGCAGCTTCGCGACCAACCAGGACCTCGACCCGGACCGGCTGCGCCAGGCGTTCGGGTTCTTCCCCAGCGGCGTGGTCGCGGTCGCCGCCGAGATCGACGGTCGGCCCGTCGGCCTCGCCGCGAGCTCGTTCACGTCGGTGAGCCTCGACCCGCCGCTGGTCTCGGTCAACCTCGCCGTCACCTCGAAGACCTGGCCCGACCTCAAGCGCGCCCCGCACCTCGGCGTCACCATCCTCGCCGACCACCACGCACCCGTCTGCCGCCAGCTCGCCGGCCCCGTCGAGAGCCGCTTCGACGGGGTCGCCCACAGCGTCACCGACGACGGCGCGCTCCTCCTCGACGACGGCCTCGCCCGGTTCGACTGCACCGTCTACCGCGAGGTCGAGGCCGGCGACCACGTCCTCGTCCTGCTCGAGCTGCACGCCGTCGACCACGTCGAGCAGGGCGCCGCCCTCGCTCCGCTCGTCTTCCACCGCAGCGGGTTCAGCCGGCTCGGGCGGGGCTGA
- a CDS encoding alpha/beta hydrolase family protein, with protein MQRTRHAYGDDPSQYGDLHLPRAGTPRGVVVVVHGGFWRAPYTAASLGTPLAADLAARGWAAWNLEYRRVGTGPGSGGGTPATFDDVAAGIDHLATLGLATSTVVTLGHSAGGHLATWAAARGRFGWPEEVPVTHVISQAGVLDLRATDAAGLSDGAVRELLGHPPTEADARYDPAQQLPLAVPVWCVHAPDDADVPISQSREYVERAAAAGAEAALVEVDGGHFAVIDPGSPAWARQLAILDRISPARAG; from the coding sequence ATGCAGCGGACCCGCCACGCCTACGGCGACGACCCGAGCCAGTACGGCGACCTCCACCTGCCGCGCGCCGGCACGCCGCGCGGCGTCGTGGTGGTGGTCCACGGCGGCTTCTGGCGTGCGCCGTACACCGCCGCGTCGCTCGGCACGCCGCTCGCGGCGGACCTGGCCGCGCGGGGCTGGGCGGCCTGGAACCTGGAGTACCGCCGGGTCGGGACCGGGCCGGGGAGCGGCGGCGGGACGCCCGCGACCTTCGACGACGTCGCCGCCGGGATCGACCACCTCGCCACGCTCGGCCTCGCCACGTCGACGGTCGTCACGCTCGGCCACTCCGCGGGCGGGCACCTCGCCACCTGGGCGGCGGCGCGCGGTCGCTTCGGCTGGCCCGAGGAGGTGCCGGTGACCCACGTGATCAGCCAGGCCGGCGTCCTCGACCTGCGCGCCACCGACGCGGCGGGGCTCAGCGACGGTGCGGTCCGCGAGCTGCTCGGCCACCCGCCGACCGAGGCCGACGCCCGCTACGACCCCGCGCAGCAGCTCCCCCTCGCCGTACCCGTGTGGTGCGTGCACGCCCCGGACGACGCGGACGTGCCGATCAGCCAGTCCCGGGAGTACGTCGAGCGCGCGGCGGCGGCCGGGGCCGAGGCGGCGCTGGTCGAGGTCGACGGCGGCCACTTCGCCGTGATCGACCCGGGGTCGCCCGCGTGGGCGCGGCAGCTGGCGATCCTGGACCGGATCAGCCCCGCCCGAGCCGGCTGA
- a CDS encoding flavin reductase family protein has protein sequence MGHDHVVLRPGESGVNAYRLLTELVVPRPIAWVSSVSAEGVGNLAPHSFFTVASADPPIVQFTSVGAKDTLRNVRESGEFTISLATRALIDDVNATSAPYPREVDEAAAVGVAMAPSAVVVPPRVAASPASLECRLHDTLPLGDSVLVFGDVVAVTVDPEVLVDGRPAFDLLAPLSRLGGSAWGLPGAVVTRPRPR, from the coding sequence ATGGGTCACGACCACGTCGTCCTCCGCCCCGGCGAGTCGGGTGTGAACGCCTACCGCCTGCTCACCGAGCTGGTGGTCCCGCGCCCGATCGCCTGGGTGTCGAGCGTGTCCGCCGAGGGCGTCGGCAACCTGGCGCCGCACTCGTTCTTCACGGTGGCGAGCGCGGATCCCCCGATCGTCCAGTTCACCTCGGTCGGGGCGAAGGACACGCTGCGCAACGTCCGCGAGTCCGGTGAGTTCACGATCAGCCTGGCCACGCGGGCGCTGATCGACGACGTCAACGCGACCAGTGCCCCCTACCCGCGCGAGGTGGACGAGGCGGCTGCCGTCGGTGTCGCGATGGCGCCGAGCGCGGTCGTCGTACCGCCTCGGGTGGCGGCGTCGCCGGCGTCCCTGGAGTGCCGCCTCCACGACACCCTGCCGTTGGGCGACTCCGTCCTCGTGTTCGGCGACGTCGTGGCGGTCACCGTCGACCCGGAGGTCCTGGTCGACGGCCGCCCGGCCTTCGACCTCCTCGCGCCGCTGTCGCGGCTGGGCGGCAGCGCGTGGGGACTGCCGGGTGCGGTCGTCACCCGGCCCCGGCCGCGGTGA
- a CDS encoding TetR/AcrR family transcriptional regulator, whose protein sequence is MQQQRTLPARSRQRRDALLDELVDLFLAEGFAAFGIGELAQRLSCSRSTLYLVAPSKEQVITATVRHFFKRAAERIEERIDAVADPADRLATYLTAVADELAPASPQFYADLAGFPPGAEVYRANTAQAAARVQALVTEGVAAGTLRQVHAGFVGAAVAEVMDAIGDGRIGAATGLDDAQAYQALVDLVSTGLRA, encoded by the coding sequence GTGCAGCAGCAGCGAACCCTCCCCGCGCGCTCCCGCCAGCGCCGGGACGCCCTGCTCGACGAGCTGGTCGACCTCTTCCTCGCCGAGGGCTTCGCCGCCTTCGGCATCGGCGAGCTCGCCCAGCGCCTCTCCTGCTCGCGCAGCACCCTCTACCTCGTGGCGCCCAGCAAGGAGCAGGTCATCACCGCCACGGTGCGGCACTTCTTCAAGCGCGCCGCGGAGCGGATCGAGGAGCGGATCGACGCGGTCGCCGACCCGGCGGACCGCCTGGCGACGTACCTCACCGCGGTGGCGGACGAGCTCGCCCCCGCCTCCCCCCAGTTCTACGCCGACCTCGCCGGCTTCCCGCCCGGCGCCGAGGTCTACCGCGCCAACACCGCCCAGGCCGCCGCGCGGGTACAGGCGCTCGTCACCGAGGGCGTCGCCGCCGGCACGCTCCGCCAGGTCCACGCCGGCTTCGTCGGCGCCGCGGTCGCCGAGGTGATGGACGCGATCGGCGACGGCCGGATCGGCGCCGCCACCGGGCTCGACGACGCGCAGGCGTACCAGGCGCTGGTCGACCTGGTGTCGACCGGGCTGCGGGCCTGA
- a CDS encoding acyl-CoA dehydrogenase family protein yields the protein MPARRLLATEETADLLRLARQLATEELLPRAAEAEATGAFPREVFRLLGRAGFLGLPYPEEVGGGGLPYEVYLQVLEELGAVWSSVGVGVSVHALSCFGLAAFGTDEQRAKWLPEMLGGELLGAYCLSEAQAGSDPAAMRTRARRDGDEYVIDGAKAWVTHGGQADFYKVMARTGDGRGDISCFLVRADTPGLSADPPEQKMGLMGSTTATVRFEGVRVPADQRLGDEGQGLKIALAGLDSGRLGIAAVATGLAQGALDRAVAYAQQRESFGQRIIDHQGLAFVLADMEAAVQSARATLLHAARLRDHGLPFSREASIAKLVATDAAMKVTTDAVQVLGGAGYTKDFPVERYMREAKVMQIFEGTNQIQRMVIGRSLDRDPAAGGIISVG from the coding sequence ATGCCCGCACGCCGCCTGTTGGCGACCGAGGAGACCGCGGACCTGCTCCGCCTCGCCCGCCAGCTCGCCACCGAGGAGCTGCTCCCGCGCGCGGCCGAGGCCGAGGCGACCGGCGCCTTCCCGCGCGAGGTGTTCCGGCTCCTCGGCCGGGCCGGGTTCCTCGGCCTGCCCTACCCGGAGGAGGTCGGTGGCGGCGGTCTGCCGTACGAGGTCTATCTCCAGGTGCTCGAGGAGCTCGGCGCCGTCTGGTCGAGCGTGGGCGTCGGGGTCTCGGTGCACGCCCTGAGCTGCTTCGGGCTGGCCGCCTTCGGCACCGACGAGCAGCGCGCGAAGTGGCTCCCCGAGATGCTGGGCGGCGAGCTGCTCGGCGCCTACTGCCTCTCCGAGGCGCAGGCCGGCTCCGACCCCGCCGCGATGCGGACCCGCGCCCGCCGCGACGGCGACGAGTACGTCATCGACGGCGCCAAGGCGTGGGTCACCCACGGCGGCCAGGCCGACTTCTACAAGGTCATGGCGCGCACCGGCGACGGGCGCGGCGACATCTCCTGCTTCCTGGTCCGCGCCGACACCCCCGGCCTGTCCGCCGACCCGCCCGAGCAGAAGATGGGCCTGATGGGCTCGACGACGGCGACCGTGCGCTTCGAGGGCGTCCGGGTCCCGGCCGACCAGCGGCTCGGCGACGAGGGGCAGGGCCTGAAGATCGCGCTCGCCGGCCTCGACTCCGGCCGGCTCGGCATCGCCGCCGTCGCGACCGGTCTCGCCCAGGGCGCGCTCGACCGCGCGGTCGCCTACGCCCAGCAGCGCGAGTCCTTCGGCCAGCGGATCATCGACCACCAGGGCCTGGCCTTCGTGCTCGCCGACATGGAGGCCGCCGTCCAGTCCGCGCGCGCCACGCTGCTGCACGCCGCCCGGCTCCGCGACCACGGACTGCCCTTCTCCCGCGAGGCCTCGATCGCCAAGCTGGTCGCCACCGACGCCGCGATGAAGGTGACCACCGACGCCGTCCAGGTCCTCGGCGGAGCCGGCTACACGAAGGACTTCCCCGTCGAGCGGTACATGCGCGAGGCCAAGGTGATGCAGATCTTCGAGGGCACCAACCAGATCCAGCGGATGGTCATCGGCCGCTCCCTCGACCGCGACCCCGCCGCCGGCGGGATCATCTCGGTGGGCTGA
- a CDS encoding GntR family transcriptional regulator, producing MSEAELPEPVERRLQRLWAEAAERGGPMPSEIALASSLEISRPAVREALVRLEERGFIHRRKGADTTVNSSLLGIPARFEQRLDSSALIAAMGRTPSVTVVSADVGEVSLDEADEYDVSPRRTVLRTTKVWSADGEPVLVARDVVPVLTDTDPTALDPAAPMSELARALVGEQVGWELVWPGADGLSPEDAGLTGRPEGEPAMTLEATGISRTGTVCYWTREVHLRGAFRYAMVRRADW from the coding sequence GTGAGCGAAGCGGAGCTGCCGGAGCCGGTGGAGCGGCGGCTGCAGCGGCTCTGGGCCGAGGCGGCCGAGCGGGGCGGGCCGATGCCGAGCGAGATCGCGCTCGCCTCCTCGCTGGAGATCAGCCGCCCGGCGGTGCGCGAGGCGCTGGTCCGGCTCGAGGAGCGCGGCTTCATCCACCGGCGCAAGGGCGCCGACACGACGGTCAACAGCTCGCTGCTCGGCATCCCCGCACGCTTCGAGCAGCGGCTCGACAGCTCCGCGCTGATCGCCGCGATGGGCCGGACCCCGTCCGTGACGGTGGTGTCCGCCGACGTCGGCGAGGTGAGCCTCGACGAGGCGGACGAGTACGACGTCTCGCCGCGCCGGACCGTGCTGCGCACGACCAAGGTCTGGTCGGCCGACGGCGAGCCGGTGCTCGTCGCGCGCGACGTCGTACCGGTGCTGACCGACACCGACCCGACGGCCCTCGACCCCGCCGCGCCGATGTCGGAGCTCGCCCGCGCGCTGGTGGGGGAGCAGGTCGGTTGGGAGCTGGTCTGGCCCGGCGCCGACGGCCTGTCGCCCGAGGACGCCGGGCTGACCGGGCGCCCGGAGGGCGAGCCGGCGATGACGCTCGAGGCGACCGGGATCAGCCGCACCGGCACGGTCTGCTACTGGACCCGCGAGGTGCACCTGCGCGGGGCGTTCCGGTACGCGATGGTCCGCCGCGCGGACTGGTAG
- a CDS encoding amidohydrolase family protein, with protein sequence MSAPLDLLVTNARLADGSPVALGIRDGRYVHVAAAVPADTTAARTIDAGGGLVTESFVNGHMHLEKVHTLDRAGDGALAAYTSGSMGAALRSIVREASGVKRQYDRAWLEPNVRRALDAAVAHGVLHIQAFVDVDTTARLVGMEAVLAVREEYRDLLDVQVVAFPQDGLLRDPGAAELCEEALRMGADVVGGIPWIEMTDADARAHVEWACRLAAEQGRRVAMLVDDAGDPGLRTTQLLAEAMIEHGLHGRGVACHARALATYPQPTLQRLMDLAHAAGLGFVSDPHTGPLHLPVREFLEDGIPVALGQDDIEDAYYPFGRHSMLEVAFLAAHTLRFLTGADQRLLLDLVTTRAADVLGVPDHAIAEGNPADLCVHADGRLRDVLTEHARPRWVVREGRVVAESETTTRLLR encoded by the coding sequence ATGAGCGCGCCGCTCGACCTGCTCGTCACGAACGCCCGCCTGGCCGACGGGTCGCCGGTCGCGCTGGGGATCCGCGACGGCCGCTACGTGCACGTCGCGGCCGCCGTGCCGGCCGACACCACCGCGGCCCGGACCATCGACGCGGGCGGCGGACTGGTCACCGAGTCGTTCGTCAACGGGCACATGCACCTGGAGAAGGTGCACACGCTCGACCGCGCGGGCGACGGCGCGCTGGCGGCGTACACCTCCGGCAGCATGGGCGCCGCGCTGCGCTCGATCGTGCGGGAGGCGAGCGGAGTGAAGCGGCAGTACGACCGCGCCTGGCTCGAGCCCAACGTACGCCGCGCGCTCGACGCGGCGGTCGCGCACGGGGTGCTGCACATCCAGGCGTTCGTGGACGTCGACACCACCGCGCGGCTGGTGGGGATGGAGGCGGTGCTGGCGGTGCGCGAGGAGTACCGCGACCTGCTGGACGTGCAGGTCGTGGCGTTCCCGCAGGACGGCCTGCTCCGCGACCCCGGCGCCGCGGAGCTGTGCGAGGAGGCGCTGCGGATGGGCGCCGACGTCGTCGGCGGGATCCCGTGGATCGAGATGACCGACGCCGACGCCCGCGCGCACGTCGAGTGGGCCTGCCGGCTGGCCGCGGAGCAGGGCCGGCGGGTGGCGATGCTGGTCGACGACGCCGGCGACCCGGGACTGCGGACGACGCAGCTGCTGGCCGAGGCGATGATCGAGCACGGCCTCCACGGGCGGGGCGTCGCCTGCCACGCGCGGGCGCTGGCGACGTACCCCCAGCCGACGCTGCAGCGGCTGATGGACCTCGCGCACGCGGCCGGGCTGGGCTTCGTGTCCGACCCGCACACGGGGCCGCTGCACCTGCCGGTGCGGGAGTTCCTCGAGGACGGCATCCCGGTGGCGCTGGGGCAGGACGACATCGAGGACGCGTACTACCCGTTCGGGCGGCACAGCATGCTGGAGGTGGCCTTCCTCGCCGCCCACACCCTGCGCTTCCTCACCGGGGCGGACCAGCGGCTGCTGCTCGACCTGGTGACCACGCGCGCGGCCGACGTGCTCGGCGTACCGGACCATGCGATCGCGGAGGGCAACCCGGCCGACCTGTGCGTGCACGCGGACGGCCGGCTGCGCGACGTCCTCACCGAGCACGCGCGGCCGCGCTGGGTCGTCCGCGAGGGCCGGGTCGTCGCGGAGTCGGAGACGACGACGCGGCTGCTGCGCTGA
- a CDS encoding OsmC family protein, giving the protein MSATTHASANRDVVVHSLTDYASLAVVGGEHSVVIDEPREFEGGGTAPNPFGLVLSALGGCMAGTLRGVARQQGFDYDRAVIRLSLRINRPTSGPLDPGERELRISRIIAEVTVHGDLTPEQQEALRHGVETCPVGNTLRRALTLQESIVFEAAA; this is encoded by the coding sequence ATGAGCGCCACGACCCACGCGTCGGCCAACCGCGACGTCGTCGTCCACAGCCTGACCGACTACGCCTCGCTCGCCGTGGTCGGCGGGGAGCACTCCGTCGTCATCGACGAGCCGCGCGAGTTCGAGGGCGGCGGTACGGCGCCCAACCCGTTCGGGCTCGTGCTCTCGGCGCTCGGCGGCTGCATGGCCGGCACGCTGCGGGGCGTCGCGCGGCAGCAGGGCTTCGACTACGACCGGGCGGTGATCCGGCTCTCGCTGCGGATCAACCGGCCCACGTCCGGCCCCCTCGATCCCGGCGAGCGGGAGCTGCGGATCTCGCGGATCATCGCCGAGGTCACCGTGCACGGCGACCTCACGCCCGAGCAGCAGGAGGCGCTGCGGCACGGCGTCGAGACCTGCCCCGTCGGCAACACCCTCCGCCGCGCGCTCACCCTGCAGGAGTCGATCGTCTTCGAGGCGGCGGCATGA
- a CDS encoding gamma carbonic anhydrase family protein, producing the protein MFLYEFEGRRPQVHPEAFVAPTATLIGDVRVEKGASVWYGAVLRADICTIIVRAGSNIQDNSVVHGAPDVVVDIGPDATVAHGCVFHGDAMGEKSLLGNASTVLDGATVGAGSLVAAGAVVTPGTAIPAGVLAAGAPAEARKPIEGTGAQFWVETNAPYYAELAQRHRAGVVPVDGNS; encoded by the coding sequence GTGTTCCTCTACGAGTTCGAGGGCCGCCGGCCCCAGGTCCACCCCGAGGCGTTCGTCGCGCCGACCGCGACCCTGATCGGCGACGTACGCGTCGAGAAGGGCGCCAGCGTCTGGTACGGCGCCGTCCTGCGCGCCGACATCTGCACGATCATCGTCCGCGCAGGGTCGAACATCCAGGACAACTCGGTCGTCCACGGCGCCCCCGACGTGGTCGTCGACATCGGCCCCGACGCCACGGTGGCGCACGGCTGCGTGTTCCACGGCGACGCCATGGGCGAGAAGTCGCTGCTCGGGAACGCCAGCACCGTCCTCGACGGCGCCACCGTCGGCGCCGGCTCGCTCGTCGCCGCCGGCGCCGTCGTCACCCCCGGCACCGCCATCCCCGCGGGGGTGCTGGCGGCCGGCGCCCCCGCCGAGGCGAGGAAGCCGATCGAGGGCACCGGCGCGCAGTTCTGGGTCGAGACCAATGCGCCCTACTACGCCGAGCTCGCGCAGCGGCACCGCGCGGGCGTCGTACCGGTCGACGGCAACTCCTGA
- a CDS encoding winged helix-turn-helix transcriptional regulator encodes MPLRSDWSTEHCPIRRSLDVLGDPWVLLIVRDVLHGSGRFEQLRDNLGISEAVLSRRLRAMREAGLLDTVDYVRDGRTRQRYVATEAAADLLPLLQQLAIWGEQHTRLPDGGAHMTLRHEPCGRETTRAETCSACGEPLRPEDMTWVKPWRSAEHRLRGPGG; translated from the coding sequence ATGCCGCTGCGGTCCGACTGGTCGACGGAGCACTGCCCCATCCGCCGCTCCCTGGACGTCCTCGGGGACCCGTGGGTGCTGCTCATCGTGCGCGACGTGCTGCACGGCAGCGGCCGCTTCGAGCAGCTGCGCGACAACCTCGGCATCTCCGAGGCCGTCCTCAGCCGGCGGCTGCGGGCGATGCGCGAGGCGGGGCTGCTCGACACCGTCGACTACGTGCGCGACGGCCGCACCCGCCAGCGGTACGTCGCCACCGAGGCCGCCGCCGACCTGCTCCCCCTGCTCCAGCAGCTCGCGATCTGGGGCGAGCAGCACACGCGCCTGCCCGACGGGGGCGCCCACATGACCCTGCGGCACGAGCCCTGCGGCCGGGAGACCACCCGTGCCGAGACCTGCAGCGCCTGCGGCGAGCCGCTGCGCCCCGAGGACATGACCTGGGTCAAGCCGTGGCGCTCGGCGGAGCACCGGCTGCGGGGCCCCGGCGGCTGA